TACAAACCACATAATCAAAGTTTGTTAGGATGATATACATGAATTAATGTGTAACGTTCTTCCTCTTTCGACCAACTTTACACAACATGGATCAACCAATAAGTCATTCTCCGGGGAGAGTACCATTTTCGTGGGAAAGAAAACCAGGTATACCGAAAGTATCAGTTGCTGAAAGTCTTCAAAGAGAACGCAAGTTTGTGAAGAAGTTACAACCCCCTCCATACACAAGTTTCCAAAGAAATTATGATCATGCTTTGCAAATTCCACTTcctccttgcacttttcagcCTTATTATAAAGGCCAGATTGGCATGCAAGACCATGATCCATTTCTTGAGGCTTATAAAAAGTGCAGCAAGAGTAGAAAAAGTGTGGAGAGGAACAAAAAACAACAGATTATTAAAGCTAGCATCGAGACGAGGTTAAGGAATAGCATGTCGTTTATCTCTTGCAAGCAATCCTGCGTTGTTCGTGACGGTCATTTGGTCAGAATCTCTTACTTGCAGccaaataatcataaacattgaTGTCTCTCTACaacctttttaatttaagtatagTAATTCATGTTGTTTTGGGATATTCTCTTCCGTCCAAACCCACTATGTATCATAATCAATCAATAAGCCAGAACAAAATTActtattcaaaacttaattttaatccTATACAATTCGGGACTAAAATGTAGAGAAATTATATcaacaaaattctataaattaatCTATTGTTTGAACAATTTctttccaagaaaaaaaaatgaacttctccttgatttcaatttgatttattaatgaGCTAATGTGTAGAAATTCTCACAtctaaattctttaaatttgttcttgataaaaaaaaaaaaaaaaagtagcgGACTGACAGTGACCGCAATGAAAAATGTTCATATTTCGTCAGCTTTTGAATAACAGGAGGTAATTActctttactatttttttaacaacttcaaaagaaaatttctttatactatttttacaaaaaaaaaaatcgagttatttattaagaattaCTTAAAATAACAGTAACAGACTAAAGAgtggataaattttatttcgattataatatttaaatgaaaagacAAATTGGTCTactttaaattactaaaatttaattaaagatttgattattttataaaaaaataatttataattttcatagaCGAAAATTCAACTGTCCATAcaaataatattctaaaaaataattttgaaaatatgattttgatttttttttaaagaatacatTCAAGTAAGAAttaactatgaaaaaaaaaaacctcgtTGGATTGATTTTGATTCATTACATAttggtaaaataatatttaaggaCGCATTTGCATTGTGAGTTATCCAGTACTTACACAAGGAATAAAGACATTTATGTAAACTTTTGGGAAGAGTCTCGCTAACAAACAGCTAGATGATGCGAAATGAATAATCTTTCAAGGACTCATTTTGCATCACACGTTTACGAGTTAGTTATGTTGTTATCctcaaattataatatgattttaattttcgtctttattttaaattttaatcccattatgtttttatacttaaaagatgtacatatataatcttttttgtCCAATCTATTAAcatgatttattatttgttacataaaaaaaattaattaatgtcatttgatgaaattgaaataaaaacaaaaataaaaattgtattataatttaaacaccaaaatcataattaaccttaaaattattcaagattttataaaataatatataaatattttagaaaccaaattatatattttctcaataTCGTAAATGTATTGtataaagtaaaaatgttatttttactttatgaaatgttatttttttcaacaattcATTACTCATATAGTCATTAGACTTTCCATGATGTTGTTATCAAACATTATATCATAGAAACACTTCTATCTACATTGCTAACATCTCAAGCTTAAAGTTTTGAATCCAAAACAATCTTGTTTTCATtctgaaatgaaataaaaatttatatctttAACAATCTTGTATCTACAGAATGAGAACTGAGagtgatttattatttaatgatatttagataatatttttttaacaatatttaaacatcttCTACGTGATtggtttataataatatttatgattattattattaattgtgaaataattttgaataaatcaCATAATgagataatgtttaaatattatcaaaagaTGTTATCTAATTATATTATCCTTGATTTGCTTTTCCATCAACATATACAgttaattggtaaaaaaaaattcctgGCATATAAGGCAGGAGAACAATGGAAAGTAAAATGGATCACTTCTACATCTTTATGGTTGAATCACTTAACGGCTTAACCTAGTTGATATGAGAAAAAACAAGTACCAAAAgtagttaataatatattttactctCTTTTCTATAAAGCACGATATTTATCTTGGACTGGGAAAATTGGTAGGCTCGGGGCTGAGTGCAAAACAGAGGAGGGTTTGAAAGTTCGATCTCTCCGCCCAATGTTTTTTTCTTGTGAGATtgaaataattactttatagaAAGTTCACTAGTTGGAATGTTTGGATTAGGATGttgacaattttatcttttaataattttccattaaacaatttaatttaagttttaatcaAATGAcgtgatttaatatatatttatggaaCGGTGAGAACAAAaagttgagagagaaaaagtggGTGCAAAAGTACTTTTGTTTTGgtggaatttttatttgaaattagaTTGAAGTAAAACTGAAAGGAAAATATAGTAAGTTAAAGAGAGTGAGTACTACATCGCAATCACGTACCTATAAGAGTACTGTACTGCATACTCGTAGGCTTGCCTCGTATTGTAAATGCGGCGTTGAGCCCACAACGAAGCGAAACCACTTCTTTAATGGCTCGATGACAGTGGCCATAGTGGATGAAGAGATCATCATCTTGGCCCCCacaaaacaaactttaataGTCACATTCATGTTCGGTGAAAAATCAGCCTGTATAATTCTTTTTCCCCTCACTCCATTCTcgaattattacattttttaggATCATACTTTAAAACTCTACCTCcgcaatttatttaatattttaaagtatgaTTGTGGAACCAAAATAATTCTAGCATTGTCATCCTAAAGTAACCGCATCGATGCAGTGAAATTCCATTGTACTATGCAggattaataaataataaaaaaaaggtgagCATACACCATTGCGGGAGGAAGTGAAGGGATGATTGCacgtttaatttttcaattgtgAAAAACGGCAATGTTTGAGAAGGAGTTACATTTGCAATCGAAatgaattaaagttttggaaCAGAGTAAAGTTGAATCATCTCTGCTACAATGTCCATGGTCAAGCGCTCCAAAAGAGCGTCCGCAATCTCAACGCAAATATGTCTCACTTGAGGCTTAAATTCACTCCATTCATCCAAACTCAGTAATCTGGCTATTCTGTTTCTCTCATTTCCACCCAATTCCCTTGTCCTCATACATATGATCTTCCCTAACTCCTCGCGTCCCCTTGATTCTTTCAAACATTGGTGTTCCTTACACTCTTTTCTCCAAACATTTACGCTAATTTCTCTCACGCAATAAAACACCACCTGCTTTAGCTTATGCAAAAGAGTTTTAGACTTCAAGACGTGACAAACGTTTGCGTTTGCCCCAAGGAGCTCTCCCAATTCCTTGCTACACTTTTCTCTCTTCGCCGACTGAATAAACGAACTCCACAGAGTCACCGATAACACCGAATCCTCCGTCATTTTCTTCGGTACAAACACACAGCAACTGCTCCTTCTCTCTTCCATTCCCGAAACATCCTGCTTCAACGTCGCCTCCTCCGTTACAGAAACTGCTACATTATCACTACATCATTATAAAACTGTTACTtctaataaactaattttaaacaCACTTTATAACAGCCCACCAAACTTACTTCTACTCCCAC
This DNA window, taken from Vigna radiata var. radiata cultivar VC1973A chromosome 5, Vradiata_ver6, whole genome shotgun sequence, encodes the following:
- the LOC106761086 gene encoding uncharacterized protein LOC106761086 isoform X1, which codes for MASSKPKSGKRLAEFLKEQQDPFILDLYLLERGYSTYGESAKNKKREPLFQFSKLLTTLHKKLLFHNPTCILIRESHIINQHLLHTVPRQPESTDQTIEDTDRFSSSTATNSTLYLSCSDSDEDGTALSPQKNKALFFPNTCHASNTGIPQSQQTTDNEKHEQRCLEGDPVPECGSRTVSVTEEATLKQDVSGMEERRSSCCVFVPKKMTEDSVLSVTLWSSFIQSAKREKCSKELGELLGANANVCHVLKSKTLLHKLKQVVFYCVREISVNVWRKECKEHQCLKESRGREELGKIICMRTRELGGNERNRIARLLSLDEWSEFKPQVRHICVEIADALLERLTMDIVAEMIQLYSVPKL
- the LOC106761086 gene encoding uncharacterized protein LOC106761086 isoform X3; this encodes MASSKPKSGKRLAEFLKEQQDPFILDLYLLERGYSTYGESAKNKKREPLFQFSKLLTTLHKKLLFHNPTCILIRESHIINQHLLHTVPRQPESTDQTIEDTDRFSSSTATNSTLYLSCSDSDEDGTALSPQKNKALFFPNTCHASNTGIPQSDNVAVSVTEEATLKQDVSGMEERRSSCCVFVPKKMTEDSVLSVTLWSSFIQSAKREKCSKELGELLGANANVCHVLKSKTLLHKLKQVVFYCVREISVNVWRKECKEHQCLKESRGREELGKIICMRTRELGGNERNRIARLLSLDEWSEFKPQVRHICVEIADALLERLTMDIVAEMIQLYSVPKL
- the LOC106761086 gene encoding uncharacterized protein LOC106761086 isoform X2, which produces MASSKPKSGKRLAEFLKEQQDPFILDLYLLERGYSTYGESAKNKKREPLFQFSKLLTTLHKKLLFHNPTCILIRESHIINQHLLHTVPRQPESTDQTIEDTDRFSSSTATNSTLYLSCSDSDEDGTALSPQKNKALFFPNTCHASNTGIPQSQQTTDNEKHEQRCLEGDPVPECGSRISVTEEATLKQDVSGMEERRSSCCVFVPKKMTEDSVLSVTLWSSFIQSAKREKCSKELGELLGANANVCHVLKSKTLLHKLKQVVFYCVREISVNVWRKECKEHQCLKESRGREELGKIICMRTRELGGNERNRIARLLSLDEWSEFKPQVRHICVEIADALLERLTMDIVAEMIQLYSVPKL